In Vibrio stylophorae, the genomic stretch CCCACATGATCGCCAACATTGAAACCAGCAAATACGCCCTCACTGATGCCGCCAATACGGGTCGTAGTGCAAGCTTGAATATGCGCTGGCGCTGGCCAGTTCGGAATAATCCACTCCATGGCTTACCTCGAGTTAATCGTCGATTTCTTCAGCGTGATCCTGTGCATCTTGGCGCAAGATAGCAGCAAGGCCCACCATGTCATCAGGCACAGGTGCACGCCATTGCATCATTTCACCGGTAATTGGGTGCTCTAAACGCAACATCGCCGCATGCAAGGCTTGACGGTCAAAGGCACGCAGCGCATCGATCACCAACTGCTCACAGTTTTTCGGTGGTTTTGGACGACCGCCATAGGTTTGATCGCCCACCAGCGGATGGCCTAGATGAGACATATGTACACGAATTTGGTGAGTACGCCCCGTTTCCAAACGCAAACGCAAACGCGTATGGGCGCGGAAATGCTCTGCCACACGATAGTGGGTGACCGCAGGTTTACCAAATTCGCTCACCGCCATTTGGGTACGCTTAGTAGGATGGCGACCAATAGCTTTATTGACCATACCACCCGCCGTCATACGACCAATGGCAATGGCTTCATATTCACGGGTGATTTTGCGTTTTTGCAGCGCACGCACCAAACGGGTTTGGCTTTGTACGGTTTTTGCCACCACCATCAAACCAGTGGTGTCTTTATCCAAACGATGCACAATACCGGCGCGCGGCACTTCAGCAATCTCAGGATAACGATACAAAAGCGCGTTCAGTACGGTGCCATCTGGTGTACCCGCCCCAGGATGCACGACCAAATCACGCGGTTTGTTGATCACCAATAGGTGCTCATCTTCATATACTACGTCAAGCGGAATATCTTGCGGAATAAAGCGAACTTCATCTTCAAGTTCGGCATCAATCGCCACGACTTCGCCACCCATTACTTTGTCACGTGGACGCACAATAGGTTGACCGTCGATGGTGATTTGACCGGCTAGGATCCACTCTTTGATCCGTGAGCGAGAAAAATCAGGGAACAACTCGGCAATAGCCTGGTCGGTACGTTGGCCAAGTTGTGATGGTTTAATGGTTTCGGTTAACTGGATTTGCTGTGCCATGTCGAACTTTTTAAAAATGGGTGGGACTAATTATCACACCTGAGTAGAATAGCGAATTCTATTATTGTATCTGGTTCACCCGACTTGCGTCACCCGCAACTCGTATTTATTGCATCAAGGAAGCTCGAATTGGTATGAAACGCCTGACTGTGACCGCACTACTCGCACTAACTCTGATCACCGGCTGTACGAGCTCGGATCCAGATATTGTGCCAGATCTCGCGCCTTCGCAACTTTATAATGAAGCTCAAACCGAGCTCGAGCGAGGCAATTGGATGCAAGCCATCGAGAAGTTAGAGGCCTTGGACTCTCGCTATCCCTTTGGTGCCTATTCAGAGCAAGTCCAGCTTGATCTGATTTTTGCTTACTACAAATATAATGATATGGCACTCGCCATTGCCACCATTGACCGCTTCCTCGCGCTCAACCCAACCCATCCAAATGCTGACTGGGCGCTTTACATGCGTGGCCTGTCAAATATGGCATTGGATAGCAGCTTTATTCACAGCATGCTGAATATGGAGCGCAATGACCGCGATCCCATTCCAGTGCGTCATGCATTCCAAGACTTTAAAAAGCTAATGAAGCGCTATCCCAATAGCCAATATACCGCTGATGCAAAGGCGCGAATGATTGCACTCAAAGAGCGCTTAGCGGCTTATGAACTTGCAGTGGTGGATTACTATGTGCGTCGCGGCGCATGGGTGGCTGCTGCAAATCGTGGTCAACTACTATTAAATCTCTATCCTGATACACAGGCCGCACGCGATGTTCTGCCATTGATGGAACGTTCCTACGCAGAGCTCAAATTGCAAAAGCCAACGGCGCAGATGAAAAGTCTGATGCAGCTCAACGGGCTCTAAATCATTTTTTGAGCAATAAAAAAGCGACCCAAACGGTCGCTTTTTTGTTCATGGTAAGGTGGAATCTGGCTATCCAAACACGCACTCAAACAGCGATTCAATAAACAATGAATGCTGGGCTGTTAAGGTGCCTACCGCGCTTGGTATGGCTTGTTCCATTCCCCCATCATGCAAGTGTTCTTTGCCTATCGCAAGCTGAAATCCATAGAAAATCTGGGTCGGTCACAGTCATGTCGCAGAGTTTGTTTCACCGCACCAATTAGTGATCATGATCACACTTTTTTTTATCCGTTGTCGTAATCTGAAAGTGAGCCCAATGATAGGCGGTAGCTAATAAGGAGCACCATATGACAGTAGAGATCACTGGCAAAGGCATTACTATTACTCCTGCGATTCGTGAACGTGTTGAAGCGCGCCTAGAGAAGTTAGAAAAATGGCATGTGCCACTCATTAATCCACGAGCCATCATTAGTAAAGAGCCGACCAACCGCGTTCGTTTTGAGTGTAAGGTGGCAATTCCAAATGGTCAGCTCATTGCATCAGAGAGCGATGAAGAACTACAAAACGCAATCCATGCCGTATTCCAAAAGCTTGAGCGTCAATTGAATAAGCAATCGCACAAGCCAGATGCACGCCGAGCGACGCATCATGAGCAAGAACTGATTGAAGAAGAAGCATAAATCGAAGGAATGTATCCATGCGCCCCATGTGGGGCGCTTTTTTATTCACGCCGACTTGAAAATAATTCCATGCAATTGCCACGGCCTTTTTCTTGACAGGGATGCCCAGATTTTCTAATGTGGCGAAAAACACAGCAAATCAAAAGATTGATGCAACCAGTTATTTTTTCATTTATTTTCTTCTTTCTTCACCGCTCTTGCTGGTGAGGTTGTTGCCCTTTAAGAAAATAAACGAAAGCACAACGACCTCCCATCTGGGAGGTTTTTTTTTTGCTGAGCATCATGGCGGCAATGCCGCTCAACCATACAACAAGGAATTAGGCATGACGCAGCAGAGCGATTTGGCGACGATCAGGGAAGCGATCACCACAGTCGACCAAGAACTCCTTCAACTTCTCGCCAAACGCCGCGAACTGAGTTTAGCGGTAGCGCAAGATAAAATTAAAACCATGAAGCCTGTGCGCGATAAAGCGCGCGAACAAAGCTTGCTTCAAAATTTGGTGCAAAAGGGCCAAGCCATGTCGCTTGACCCGACCTATGTGACGCAGATTTTTCATACCATCATTGATGATTCGGTGCGCTTTCAGCAGGACTATATTCGCCAAATCACCCAGCCAACCGATCAAGCGCCCATGGCCAAAGTGGCATTTTTGGGCGCCAAAGGCTCTTACTCGCATCTTGCTGCGCGTCGCTATTTTCAACGGCAAAATACCGATGTATTGGAGATCAGCTGCGATCACTTTAAGGGCATTATTGAGCAGGTGGAATCAGGCCAAGCAGACTTTGGTGTTTTGCCCATTGAAAACACCAGTTCAGGCTCAATCAATGAAGTCTATGACCAATTGCAGCACACCAGCTTATCCATTGTCGGTGAACTTACGCTCGCCATTGAGCACGCCATTTTAACGGCTGTGGAAACGGAGCTGTCGCAAATCGACACCCTTTATTCGCACCCGCAACCACATCAGCAGTGCAGTGAATTTATTCATAGCCTTGGCAGCATTCAGCTTGCGACCACCGCCAGCACAGCAGAAGCGATGCAAGTGGTACGCGATTTAGCATCGCCAACCAAAGCCGCCATCGGTAATGCCACTAGCGGCGCCATGTATGGGCTCACGGCCATTGCTTCAGGCATTGCTAATCAAACGGAGAATTTCACCCGCTTTATTGTCGTTGCCCGCCAAAGTATCGATGTCACGCCGCTGATTCCATCGAAAACCACTTTAATTATGTCCACCAGCCAGCAGCCCGGTGCGCTTGCAGACGCTCTGGTGGTCTTGAAAAATCATCACATCAATATGACCAAGCTCGAATCTCGCCCTGTGATGGGCAATCCATGGGAAGAGCTGTTCTATTTAGATGTACTGGCCAATGCCAATACCCCTGAGATGCAAAGCGCGCTGAGCGATCTTAAGAAAATCACGCGCTTTATCAAAGTGCTGGGCTGCTATCCGCTCGATCACGTCGCGCCCACACCCGTTGATGGTGTTTGATGCTTAGGCGATAAATTCAGATACAAAAAAACCAAGCCATCGGCTTGGTTTTTTTGTTGCATGATTTTGTTGTACGACCATTGAGTCATAGAGAAAATCGTCATTCAGTCAACGCAAAAATCTTGGCGTTAAATCATCTTTCGCGTGCGATGCACTGCATCATTGGCCTGTTTAAGCAAGGTTTTGCTTTCCGATAAGAAACGCGGCGCATAATCACCAAACCATTGCTCAACATGATTGAAAGCATCAATAAAGCCCGCTTTATCACCACACTCAAGCAGCGCAATCGCCTCACCAAAACGCTGATGAAAACGACGAATCATCGCGACGTTATCTTCTGAAGCCATGATGATATCCGCATAAAGCGTTGGGTCTTGAGCAAACAAGCGCCCCACCATAGCAAGCTCCAAGCGATAAATGGGCGAGCTTAAGGTGATGAGCTGATCGAGGTTTGGATCCTCTTCAGCCAAATGCACACCATAAGCAAAGGAGGTAAAGTGGCGCAGCGCTTGAATTAAAATCATATTTTGGTCATGCGCGGGCGCGCTAATGGGCTCAACGCTTGCGCCCCAAATTTGGAACTGCTCAAGCAACCACTGATAAGCCTGTGGCTCACGGCCATCACAGTAAGCAATCACTTGCTTGGCTAAACTTGGCAAATCAGGACCAAACATCGGGTGAAGCCCAACCACAGGTCCAGCGTGCACACTCAACATGGCTTGCAAAGGCTTGGCCTTAATGGAGGTGAAATCCGCCAAAATACAATCTTGCGGCAAATGGCTCAGACACTCGATAATGTCCACCGTACGGTTGATTGGCACAGTGACAATCACCATTCCTGGATTTGCCAAAAGCTGATCAGATCGCTCCCCCCAATCACGGCTACTCATCACTTCGACGTGATAACCAGACAAACGAAAGAGATTAGCAAACAGTCCACCGAGCTGACCTCGGCCACCAATAATCACAATGGGGCGCAAGTTTGGCTGCAAACATTTAAAGCCCGAGTCTTTTTCACTGGCATAGGACTCACGCATGGTGCGACGTAAAATATCTTCTATCAGATCCCCTGGCACGCCACGTTGTTCGGCCTCTTGTCGACGTGACGCGAGCATCGCCGCTTCACGATCCGGCGCATAGATAGGTAAGCCATGCTGACTTTTCACCACGCCCACCTCAGCGACCAAAGCCAAACGCTGAGCCAGTAAGTCGATCATTTGCTGATCAACGGCATCTATTTTGTCGCGCAATTGTGTCAGTTCTGCCACCATGCTGATTGCTTCCTTGTTAAGTGATCCTTGTTATCCCTTCATTCGTTCCATCAACGGCCCAGCGAGCTCTTGATAAGCATGACGTAATAGTTGCTCAGTGGTGTCCCAATCGATGCACGCATCGGTAATTGAAACGCCGTAAGCCATCTGATCAATGGGTAATTCTGCAGATTGGCAGCCTTCATTTAAATGACTCTC encodes the following:
- the rluD gene encoding 23S rRNA pseudouridine(1911/1915/1917) synthase RluD; this translates as MAQQIQLTETIKPSQLGQRTDQAIAELFPDFSRSRIKEWILAGQITIDGQPIVRPRDKVMGGEVVAIDAELEDEVRFIPQDIPLDVVYEDEHLLVINKPRDLVVHPGAGTPDGTVLNALLYRYPEIAEVPRAGIVHRLDKDTTGLMVVAKTVQSQTRLVRALQKRKITREYEAIAIGRMTAGGMVNKAIGRHPTKRTQMAVSEFGKPAVTHYRVAEHFRAHTRLRLRLETGRTHQIRVHMSHLGHPLVGDQTYGGRPKPPKNCEQLVIDALRAFDRQALHAAMLRLEHPITGEMMQWRAPVPDDMVGLAAILRQDAQDHAEEIDD
- the bamD gene encoding outer membrane protein assembly factor BamD; protein product: MKRLTVTALLALTLITGCTSSDPDIVPDLAPSQLYNEAQTELERGNWMQAIEKLEALDSRYPFGAYSEQVQLDLIFAYYKYNDMALAIATIDRFLALNPTHPNADWALYMRGLSNMALDSSFIHSMLNMERNDRDPIPVRHAFQDFKKLMKRYPNSQYTADAKARMIALKERLAAYELAVVDYYVRRGAWVAAANRGQLLLNLYPDTQAARDVLPLMERSYAELKLQKPTAQMKSLMQLNGL
- the pheA gene encoding prephenate dehydratase, which gives rise to MTQQSDLATIREAITTVDQELLQLLAKRRELSLAVAQDKIKTMKPVRDKAREQSLLQNLVQKGQAMSLDPTYVTQIFHTIIDDSVRFQQDYIRQITQPTDQAPMAKVAFLGAKGSYSHLAARRYFQRQNTDVLEISCDHFKGIIEQVESGQADFGVLPIENTSSGSINEVYDQLQHTSLSIVGELTLAIEHAILTAVETELSQIDTLYSHPQPHQQCSEFIHSLGSIQLATTASTAEAMQVVRDLASPTKAAIGNATSGAMYGLTAIASGIANQTENFTRFIVVARQSIDVTPLIPSKTTLIMSTSQQPGALADALVVLKNHHINMTKLESRPVMGNPWEELFYLDVLANANTPEMQSALSDLKKITRFIKVLGCYPLDHVAPTPVDGV
- the tyrA gene encoding bifunctional chorismate mutase/prephenate dehydrogenase gives rise to the protein MVAELTQLRDKIDAVDQQMIDLLAQRLALVAEVGVVKSQHGLPIYAPDREAAMLASRRQEAEQRGVPGDLIEDILRRTMRESYASEKDSGFKCLQPNLRPIVIIGGRGQLGGLFANLFRLSGYHVEVMSSRDWGERSDQLLANPGMVIVTVPINRTVDIIECLSHLPQDCILADFTSIKAKPLQAMLSVHAGPVVGLHPMFGPDLPSLAKQVIAYCDGREPQAYQWLLEQFQIWGASVEPISAPAHDQNMILIQALRHFTSFAYGVHLAEEDPNLDQLITLSSPIYRLELAMVGRLFAQDPTLYADIIMASEDNVAMIRRFHQRFGEAIALLECGDKAGFIDAFNHVEQWFGDYAPRFLSESKTLLKQANDAVHRTRKMI
- the hpf gene encoding ribosome hibernation-promoting factor, HPF/YfiA family; amino-acid sequence: MTVEITGKGITITPAIRERVEARLEKLEKWHVPLINPRAIISKEPTNRVRFECKVAIPNGQLIASESDEELQNAIHAVFQKLERQLNKQSHKPDARRATHHEQELIEEEA